In Daphnia pulicaria isolate SC F1-1A chromosome 9, SC_F0-13Bv2, whole genome shotgun sequence, a single genomic region encodes these proteins:
- the LOC124312793 gene encoding insulin-like peptide receptor isoform X2 gives MVVDDRITNDPDRLIGGSFRQVDRRTCPALRSRRRGGFFLAILVVFVIFLDVTGATSLGLALPALPSSSIDAYQPLREKEICPSIEVRNGPQQFSELEGCRVVEGFLHIVLMENLDFASDLNNRSFPALREITGYLLFYRVFGLRSIGQLFPNLAVIRGQQLLFDFSFVVYELMQLQEIGLKSLAELQRGSVLIEKNPNLCYVESIDWGRIGHSGRLNHFIQGNKRASECPKCQDRCPAGGDGRRLCWNNDDCQKVCDQCGQGVSGACSVMTRDVGRPSEMRCCHEECAGGCSGGQSNQCDVCKHVIHNDECRSVCPPGHYLFMKRRCVTDVECITMLPPRQSVQEYPYVKKNWKVFAESGECILECPPGFQEKKIDHNDTLHYFTCVPCQGPCPKVCKGLFVSNIETVQKLRGCTTIDGDLEMQIKGGDNIIQELERSLGSIEVIKGVLKITRSFPILSLSFFKSLRNITGKPETIHSSGSKNFDDEYALTVQDNQNLQQLWPKTQNLTIYKKMLFHFNPKLCLNLIEELVNSSTVPGTLAFKHSDVDISPWSNGDKATCDEQVLNVTIVNKSDKSMQLSWNNFRATLADKRQLLGYVISYIEAPYKNVSYFDRRDACGGDGWTTIDVAANHEAEPEENEMNIITYLKPYTQYAIYVQTYTVAPQQTGKRIGARSPILYERTSPAEPDQPEDLRASANSSSELVIDWKPPINPNGIVTHYIVTGSWRKDDQDYFDKLDTCAEHVSSLVVSETKKPVLEETSPDNRTSIFGDPSIFAASPEGNNNPESGGGSGGAQQGKCCQCTGTNDKVTLEKKEKEQQFKIEFENFLHDKIYIKDPVVLGRKKRHVDTTTEIGDPDNNAIEFPEDKPTINSSHNQAIGIAPGENHTNFYDGNNRLITFYQKVTGTSYTVVGVRHYAEYTIKVIACHDHDPFTNRTLCSMTAALTSARTKQSDFADDIVGGVVRYESNNTSRSIKIGWNEPEDPNGLIKKYLLEYRRSDNGKVVRECVRRKDFVESQRTKLMVDLIPGNYCVQVRAVSLAGPGPPTKDVCFLIEEHFNGMTGSMISGIFVVVLLVVVLLAAVLGYYFIKNKKYKDDHGTVSINPDYHKYVPDEWEVARDNVVILRELGQGSFGMVYEGLLRNTVPNQPEVKCAIKTVNEKANVKERMEFLTEASVMKEFNANHVLKLLGVVSKAQPTLVIMELMANGDLKSYLRSHRPDCEENVTEGRQPPTLKCILKMAIEIADGMMYLSEKKYVHRDLAARNCMVAGDMTVKIGDFGLTRDIYETDYYRKGGKGLLPVRWMAPESLRDGVYTSQCDVWSFGVVLWEMATLASQPYQGLTNEQVLKYVIDGGVMERPEGCPDRLYNLMESCWQYVAKRRPTFIDLIENLLPDVPVQFASVSFFHSDAGVSARAAPKAHYEQETQLLNETLMSLPEGDSEFDEYLMGDPLSRFRHYASDQIVQIDDERHTGEEIPLTSNLLLESRRSDEGEEGIREEEVGDDDHVPVLFPHDRGGAYILVKNPGGQIAANGNGSKSESSKGTTSMASEDSKGSYVSNGSASNGYVLGILKQRRYNNT, from the exons ATGGTCGTTGACGATCGGATAACCAACGATCCGGATCGGTTGATTGGCGGCTCGTTTCGTCAAGTCGATCGCAGAACATGTCCTGCATTAAGGAGTCGACGACGAGGAGGCTTTTTCCTGGCCATCCTTGTCGTTTTCGTGATCTTTCTCGACGTGACTGGAGCCACTTCTCTCGGCCTGGCTCTACCGGCCCTTCCCAGTTCGTCCATCGACGCCTATCAGCCTCTCAGGGAGAAAGAGA TTTGTCCCAGTATCGAAGTGCGGAACGGCCCCCAACAATTTTCGGAATTGGAGGGCTGCCGAGTGGTGGAAGGTTTCCTTCACATTGTTTTGATGGAAAATTTGGACTTTGCCAGCGATTTGAATAATCGCAGCTTCCCGGCCTTGCGGGAAATCACGGGCTATTTGCTCTTTTACCGCGTCTTCGGCCTACGCTCCATCGGCCAACTGTTTCCCAATTTGGCCGTCATCCGCGGCCAGCAGCTCCTTTTCGATTTCTCATTCGTCGTTTATGAACTCATGCAACTACAG GAAATTGGACTGAAATCGTTGGCGGAACTGCAGCGCGGGTCCGTCCTCATTGAGAAAAATCCAAATCTCTGCTACGTGGAATCGATCGATTGGGGCCGAATTGGTCATTCCGGCCGCCTCAATCATTTCATCCAG GGTAATAAAAGGGCCAGCGAATGTCCGAAATGTCAGGATCGTTGTCCAGCCGGTGGAGATGGTCGCAGACTTTGTTGGAACAACGACGACTGCCAGAAAG TTTGCGACCAATGCGGTCAAGGCGTCAGCGGAGCGTGCAGCGTGATGACGAGGGATGTTGGGCGTCCGTCCGAAATGCGCTGCTGTCACGAGGAGTGCGCTGGTGGCTGCAGTGGCGGTCAGAGCAACCAGTGCGACGTTTGCAAACACGTCATCCACAACGACGAATGCCGATCCGTCTGTCCTCCTGGCCATTACTTG TTTATGAAGCGGCGATGCGTCACTGACGTCGAGTGCATCACCATGCTACCCCCACGCCAATCTGTCCAGGAATATCCGTACGTCAAAAAGAATTGGAAGGTCTTTGCTGAGTCGGGGGAATGCATCTTG GAATGTCCGCCAGgctttcaggaaaaaaaaatagatcacAATGATACTCTACATTATTTTACCTGCGTTCCCTGTCAAG GTCCTTGTCCCAAGGTGTGCAAGGGATTGTTCGTTAGCAACATCGAAACGGTCCAAAAGTTGCGGGGATGCACAACAATCGATGGCGACCTGGAAATGCAGATCAAAGGAGGCGACAACATCATCCAGGAACTGGAAAGGAGTCTCGGCAGCATCGAAGTGATTAAAGGAGTTCTCAAAATCACGCGCTCCTTTCCCATCTTGTCGCTCAGTTTCTTCAAGAGTCTCAGGAACATTACCGGAAAACCGGAAACGATACATTCCAGTGGGAGCAAAAATTTTGACGACGA atACGCGTTGACTGTTCAGGACAATCAAAATTTGCAGCAGCTGTGGCCCAAGACGCAGAATTTGACAATCTATAAAAAGATGTTGTTCCATTTCAATCCCAAGTTGTGTTTGAATTTAATCGAAGAACTCGTCAACTCAAGTACCGTTCCAGGAACTTTGGCGTTTAAGCACTCGGACGTGGACATTTCACCTTGGTCCAATGGCGATAAGGCTACGTGTGACGAACAAGTTCTAAACGTCACTATTGTTAATAAGTCGGACAAAAGCATGCAATTAAGCTGGAATAATTTCAGAGCTACATTGGCTGACAAACGTCAGTTATTAGGTTATGTAATCTCATACATTGAGGCGCCTTATAAAAACGTCTCTTATTTTGACCGTCGTGACGCTTGCGGTGGTGATGG atGGACTACAATTGATGTCGCTGCTAATCATGAAGCTGAACCCGAAGAGAACGAAATGAACATTATTACTTATCTCAAGCCTTACACTCAATACGCCATCTATGTACAGACGTACACAGTAGCGCCCCAACAAACTGGCAAACGAATTGGCGCACGTAGTCCAATATTATACGAAAGAACAAGTCCAGCAG aACCCGACCAACCGGAAGATTTGAGGGCTTCTGCGAATTCCAGCTCAGAACTGGTTATTGACTGGAAACCTCCAATTAACCCTAATGGAATTGTGACACATTACATCGTCACTGGCAGTTGGCGTAAAGACGACCAAGACTACTTTGACAAACTCGATACTTGCGCTGAAC ATGTTAGTTCATTGGTTGTTAGTGAAACGAAGAAGCCAGTTTTGGAGGAGACATCGCCGGATAACCGGACTTCAATATTCGGCGATCCAAGTATTTTTGCAGCGTCTCCTGAAGGAAACAACAACCCCGAAAGTGGCGGCGGCAGTGGCGGTGCTCAGCAAGGCAAATGTTGCCAATGTACTGGAACAAATGACAAAGTGACTCtggagaagaaggaaaaagagcaacaattcaaaattgaatttgaaaacttTCTCCATGATAAAATCTACATCAAAGACCCCGT CGTCCTCGGTCGCAAAAAACGACATGTTGATACGACGACTGAAATTGGAGATCCAGACAACAACGCTATAGAATTCCCCGAAGACAAGCCCACGATTAATTCTTCCCACAATCAAGCCATTGGAATTGCGCCCGGTGAAAATCACACCAATTTCTACGATGGCAATAATCGACTGATCACTTTTTATCAAAAAGTGACGGGTACGAGTTACACTGTGGTCGGTGTACGACACTACGCCGAATATACTATCAAAGTGATTGCTTGTCACGACCACGATCCCTTCACAAATAGGACATTGTGCAGTATGACTGCCGCCTTGACTTCGGCTCGCACTAAACAGAGTG aTTTCGCGGATGATATCGTTGGTGGTGTAGTGAGATACGAATCGAATAACACGTCTCGATCGATTAAAATTGGTTGGAATGAACCGGAGGATCCCAACggactaattaaaaaatatctccTGGAGTACAGACGATCAGATAAT GGCAAAGTTGTTAGAGAATGCGTTCGCCGGAAGGACTTTGTGGAAAGCCAACGCACTAAATTAATGGTCGATTTAATACCGGGTAACTATTGCGTTCAAGTACGAGCGGTTTCTTTGGCCGGGCCTGGACCACCTACCAAGGACGTTTGTTTCCTCATCGAG GAACATTTCAATGGAATGACTGGTAGCATGATATCGGgtatcttcgtcgtcgtcctatTGGTTGTAGTTTTGCTGGCCGCTGTTCTTGGATATtactttattaaaaacaaaaagtataaGGATGACCATGGAACGGTCTCAATCAATCCGGATTATCACA AATATGTCCCCGATGAGTGGGAAGTGGCCCGTGACAATGTCGTCATCCTCCGTGAATTGGGTCAGGGCTCTTTCGGTATGGTCTACGAAGGCCTTCTACGTAACACAGTTCCTAACCAGCCTGAAGTGAAATGTGCCATCAAAACGGTCAATGAAAAAGCCAATGTGAAGGAGCGAATGGAATTCCTTACAGAAGCTTCTGTCATGAA GGAATTTAACGCTAATCATGTCCTCAAACTACTGGGAGTTGTCTCTAAAGCTCAACCCACTTTGGTCATTATGGAGTTGATGGCTAACGGAGACTTGAAGTCATATCTACGCTCTCACCGTCCAGACTGCGAAGAAAACGTCACCGAAGGTCGACAACCGCCTACCCTAAAG TGCATATTGAAGATGGCCATCGAAATTGCCGATGGCATGATGTACTTATCGGAGAAGAAGTACGTTCATCGTGATTTAGCAGCTCGGAATTGCATGGTGGCTGGCGACATGACCGTCAAGATTGGCGATTTTGGGCTAACGCGAGATATTTACGAAACGGATTATTACCGCAAAGGCGGTAAAGGACTTTTACCCGTTCGATGGATGGCACCCGAATCACTACGAGACGGTGTCTACACCTCTCAATGCGATGTCTGGAGTTTTGGCGTCGTGTTGTGGGAAATGGCGACTCTCGCCTCGCAACCCTATCAGGGTTTGACTAACGAGCAGGTTCTCAAGTACGTGATTGATGGTGGCGTTATGGAACGGCCCGAAGGTTGTCCAGACAGGCTCTACAATCTCATGGAAAGCTGTTGGCAATATGTTGCCAAAAGACGACCCACCTTCATCGACCTCATCGAAAATCTCTTGCCCGAC GTTCCAGTGCAGTTTGCCAGTGTCTCGTTTTTCCATTCGGACGCCGGCGTGAGTGCCCGGGCGGCACCCAAGGCCCACTATGAGCAAGAAACTCAACTCCTGAACGAAACGTTGATGTCGCTACCCGAAGGAGATTCAGAGTTTGATGAGTATCTCATGGGTGACCCTTTATCCAGATTTCGTCATTACGCTAGTGATCAGATTGTGCAGATTGATGATGAAAGACACACGGGTGAAGAGATTCCACTGACTTCGAACCTGCTTTTAGAGAGTAGAAGAAGTGACGAAGGTGAAGAAGGTATAAGGGAAGAAGAGGTCGGTGATGACGATCATGTTCCAGTCCTTTTTCCACACGATAGGGGCGGAGCCTACATCTTGGTGAAAAATCCTGGCG GTCAAATTGCTGCAAACGGCAATGGCAGCAAGAGCGAAAGCTCCAAAGGCACTACCTCCATGGCTAGTGAAGATAGTAAAGGAAGTTATGTAAGCAACGGCAGTGCGTCCAACGGTTACGTCTTGGGCATTTTGAAACAGCGTCGGTATAACAACACGTAA
- the LOC124312793 gene encoding insulin-like peptide receptor isoform X3, which yields MVVDDRITNDPDRLIGGSFRQVDRRTCPALRSRRRGGFFLAILVVFVIFLDVTGATSLGLALPALPSSSIDAYQPLREKEICPSIEVRNGPQQFSELEGCRVVEGFLHIVLMENLDFASDLNNRSFPALREITGYLLFYRVFGLRSIGQLFPNLAVIRGQQLLFDFSFVVYELMQLQEIGLKSLAELQRGSVLIEKNPNLCYVESIDWGRIGHSGRLNHFIQGNKRASECPKCQDRCPAGGDGRRLCWNNDDCQKVCDQCGQGVSGACSVMTRDVGRPSEMRCCHEECAGGCSGGQSNQCDVCKHVIHNDECRSVCPPGHYLFMKRRCVTDVECITMLPPRQSVQEYPYVKKNWKVFAESGECILECPPGFQEKKIDHNDTLHYFTCVPCQGPCPKVCKGLFVSNIETVQKLRGCTTIDGDLEMQIKGGDNIIQELERSLGSIEVIKGVLKITRSFPILSLSFFKSLRNITGKPETIHSSGSKNFDDEYALTVQDNQNLQQLWPKTQNLTIYKKMLFHFNPKLCLNLIEELVNSSTVPGTLAFKHSDVDISPWSNGDKATCDEQVLNVTIVNKSSVGMLLSWDNFRAMLDDKRQLLGYIISYIEAPFANVSYYDGRDACGGDGWRVNNVAANLDADSDENHMHLITNLQPYTQYAIYVQTYTVALQQMGKRVGARSPILYERTSPAEPDQPEDLRASANSSSELVIEWKPPINPNGIVTHYIVTGSWRKDDQDYFDKLDACAEHASSLVVSETKKPVLEETSPDNRTSIFGDPNNFGGSPEGNNNPESGGGSGSAQQGKCCQCTGTNDKVTLEKKEKEQQFKIEFENFLHDKIYIKDPVPVHGRKKRRADAMTETGDHDNNHDNNVVEEFPEITINSSHNQAIGIVPGENHTNTYDNHRLVTFYQKVTGTSYTVVGVRHYAEYTIQVIACHDHDPVRNRSLCSLTAVTSARTKQSDFADDIVGGVVRYDSNSTTSSIKIGWNEPEDPNGLITKYLLEYKRTDNGKVVRECIRRKDFVESNKTRLMADLIPGNYCVHARAFSLAGPGPPTKDVCFLIEEPVSGLNYSLVSIFVFVLFAVVFLCALMGYFFIKNKKNKDGKGIVSINPDYHRYVPDDWEVARDNVVTIRPLGQGSFGMVYEGILRSNGSETKCAIKTVNEKADVTERIQFLNEASVMKEFNAHHVLKLLGVVSKAQPTLVIMELMANGDLKTYLRSRRPDCEENVIQGRQPPTLKCILKMAIEIADGMMYLSEKKYVHRDLAARNCMVASDLTVKIGDFGLTRDVYETDYYRRGDAQGLLPVRWMSPESLRDNVYTSSSDVWSFGVVLWEMATLASQPYQGLPNEEVVKYVMDGRVMERPEGCPNRLYILMESCWQHHPKKRPTFIELVENLLPDVSSQFASVSFFHSDAGISARATLRAYYEQETQRLNDPSTPLHETLTDGNGDLLVIDPLSQNHCFTSDQILQIDNEQHIFKDQRPPSSLQLGNSTKAEHEEGIRDDEVGDDDHVPVLFPHERRAIIYVKNPGGQIAANGNGSKSESSKGTTSMASEDSKGSYVSNGSASNGYVLGILKQRRYNNT from the exons ATGGTCGTTGACGATCGGATAACCAACGATCCGGATCGGTTGATTGGCGGCTCGTTTCGTCAAGTCGATCGCAGAACATGTCCTGCATTAAGGAGTCGACGGCGAGGAGGCTTTTTCCTGGCCATCCTTGTCGTTTTCGTGATCTTTCTCGACGTGACTGGAGCCACTTCTCTCGGCCTGGCTCTACCGGCCCTTCCCAGTTCGTCCATCGACGCCTATCAGCCTCTCAGGGAGAAAGAGA TTTGTCCCAGTATCGAAGTCCGGAACGGCCCCCAACAATTTTCGGAATTGGAGGGCTGCCGAGTGGTGGAAGGTTTCCTTCACATTGTTTTGATGGAAAATTTGGACTTTGCCAGCGACTTGAATAATCGCAGCTTCCCGGCCTTGCGGGAAATCACGGGCTATTTGCTCTTTTACCGCGTCTTCGGCCTACGCTCCATCGGCCAACTGTTTCCCAATTTGGCCGTCATCCGCGGCCAGCAGCTCCTTTTCGATTTCTCATTCGTCGTTTATGAACTCATGCAACTACAG GAAATTGGACTGAAATCGTTGGCGGAACTGCAGCGCGGGTCCGTCCTCATTGAGAAAAATCCAAATCTCTGCTACGTGGAATCGATCGATTGGGGCCGAATTGGTCATTCCGGCCGCCTCAATCATTTCATCCAG GGTAATAAAAGAGCCAGCGAATGTCCGAAATGTCAGGATCGTTGTCCAGCCGGTGGAGATGGTCGCAGACTTTGTTGGAACAACGACGACTGCCAGAAAG TTTGCGACCAATGCGGTCAAGGCGTCAGCGGAGCGTGCAGCGTGATGACGAGGGATGTCGGGCGTCCGTCCGAAATGCGATGCTGTCACGAGGAGTGCGCCGGTGGCTGCAGTGGCGGTCAGAGCAACCAGTGCGACGTTTGCAAACACGTCATCCACAACGACGAATGCCGATCCGTCTGTCCTCCTGGCCATTACTTG TTTATGAAGCGGCGATGCGTCACTGACGTCGAGTGCATCACCATGCTACCCCCACGCCAATCTGTCCAGGAATATCCGTACGTCAAAAAGAATTGGAAGGTCTTTGCTGAGTCGGGGGAATGCATCTTG GAATGTCCGCCAggctttcaagaaaaaaaaatagatcacAATGATACTCTACATTATTTTACCTGCGTTCCCTGTCAAG GTCCTTGTCCCAAGGTGTGCAAGGGATTGTTCGTTAGTAACATCGAAACGGTTCAAAAGTTGCGCGGATGCACAACAATCGATGGCGACCTGGAAATGCAGATCAAAGGAGGCGACAACATCATCCAGGAACTGGAAAGGAGTCTCGGCAGCATCGAAGTGATTAAAGGAGTTCTCAAAATCACGCGCTCCTTTCCCATCTTGTCGCTCAGTTTCTTCAAGAGTCTCAGGAACATTACCGGAAAACCGGAAACGATACATTCCAGTGGGAGCAAAAATTTTGACGACGA ATACGCGTTGACTGTTCAGGACAATCAAAATTTGCAGCAGCTGTGGCCCAAGACGCAGAATTTGACAATCTATAAAAAGATGTTGTTCCATTTCAATCCCAAGTTGTGTTTGAATTTAATCGAAGAACTCGTCAACTCAAGTACAGTTCCAGGAACTTTGGCGTTTAAGCACTCGGACGTGGACATTTCACCTTGGTCCAATGGCGATAAGGCGACATGTGACGAACAAGTTCTCAACGTCACCATTGTTAACAAGTCCTCTGTTGGAATGCTGTTAAGTTGGGACAATTTCAGAGCTATGTTAGATGATAAACGCCAATTGCTGGGCTATATTATTTCTTATATCGAGGCTCCTTTTGCAAATGTCTCTTATTACGATGGACGTGATGCTTGTGGTGGTGACGG GTGGAGGGTCAACAATGTAGCTGCTAATCTTGATGCTGATTCTGACGAAAATCATATGCACCTTATTACAAATCTTCAGCCGTACACTCAGTACGCCATTTACGTCCAAACGTATACAGTCGCACTGCAACAAATGGGCAAACGGGTAGGTGCCCGTAGTCCAATTTTGTACGAAAGAACTAGTCCAGCAG AACCCGATCAGCCAGAAGATTTAAGAGCTTCTGCCAACTCTAGCTCCGAACTCGTTATAGAATGGAAACCCCCGATTAATCCTAACGGGATTGTGACACATTACATCGTCACTGGCAGTTGGCGTAAAGACGACCAAGACTACTTTGACAAGCTCGACGCTTGCGCTGAAC ATGCTAGTTCATTGGTTGTTAGCGAAACGAAGAAGCCAGTTTTAGAGGAGACATCGCCCGATAACCGGACTTCAATATTCGGCGATCCAAATAATTTTGGAGGGTCTCCTGAAGGAAACAACAACCCCGAAAGTGGTGGCGGCAGTGGCAGTGCTCAGCAAGGCAAATGTTGCCAATGTACTGGGACAAATGACAAAGTGACTCtggagaagaaggaaaaagagcagcaattcaaaattgaatttgaaaacttTCTCCATGATAAAATCTACATCAAAGACCCCGTCCC TGTCCACGGCCGAAAAAAACGACGAGCTGATGCGATGACTGAAACTGGAGATCATGACAACAACCATGACAACAACGTCGTAGAAGAATTCCCCGAGATTACGATTAATTCCTCTCACAACCAAGcaattggaattgtgcccggtGAAAATCACACCAACACCTACGACAATCATCGGTTGGTCACTTTTTATCAAAAAGTGACGGGTACGAGTTACACTGTGGTCGGTGTACGACACTACGCTGAATATACAATACAAGTGATTGCCTGTCACGACCACGATCCCGTCAGGAATAGGAGCCTTTGCAGTTTAACGGCCGTCACTTCAGCTCGCACCAAACAGAGtg ATTTTGCGGATGATATCGTTGGTGGTGTAGTGAGATACGATTCGAATTCCACGACTTCATCGATCAAAATTGGTTGGAATGAACCGGAGGATCCCAACGGACTTATCACAAAATATCTTCTTGAATACAAACGAACTGACAAC GGCAAAGTTGTCAGAGAATGCATTCGTCGGAAGGACTTTGTTGAAAGCAATAAGACCCGACTAATGGCTGACCTAATTCCGGGCAATTACTGCGTTCACGCTCGGGCGTTTTCTTTGGCCGGGCCTGGACCACCTACAAAGGACGTTTGTTTCCTTATCGAG GAACCCGTGAGTGGACTAAATTATAGCCTTGTATCCATATTCGTCTTTGTCCTCTTTGCTGTGGTTTTCTTATGCGCACTAATGGGAtattttttcatcaaaaacaaaaagaacaaggATGGAAAAGGCATTGTCTCTATCAATCCTGATtatcata GATACGTCCCTGACGATTGGGAAGTGGCTCGTGACAATGTTGTCACTATTCGTCCATTGGGTCAGGGATCTTTTGGTATGGTCTATGAAGGCATATTACGTAGCAACGGATCAGAAACTAAGTGCGCTATCAAAACCGTTAACGAAAAAGCCGATGTAACTGAAAGGATCCAATTCCTCAACGAAGCCTCCGTCATGAA agaaTTTAACGCTCACCACGTCCTCAAACTATTGGGAGTTGTCTCTAAAGCTCAACCTACATTGGTCATCATGGAGCTGATGGCCAATGGAGACCTTAAGACTTACTTACGCTCACGCCGACCTGACTGCGAGGAAAATGTCATCCAAGGTCGACAACCGCCTACTCTTAAG TGTATATTGAAGATGGCTATCGAAATTGCCGATGGCATGATGTACTTATCGGAGAAGAAGTACGTTCATCGCGATTTAGCTGCTCGGAATTGCATGGTGGCCAGTGATCTGACGGTTAAGATTGGCGATTTCGGACTAACGCGTGATGTTTACGAAACGGATTATTACCGGAGAGGAGATGCTCAAGGATTGTTGCCTGTCCGATGGATGTCACCCGAATCACTTCGTGACAATGTCTACACTTCATCGAGTGACGTCTGGAGTTTTGGCGTCGTGTTATGGGAAATGGCAACTCTGGCATCGCAACCTTATCAGGGTTTGCCCAACGAGGAGGTTGTCAAGTATGTGATGGATGGCAGAGTTATGGAACGGCCCGAAGGTTGCCCAAACAGGCTTTACATTCTTATGGAAAGCTGTTGGCAACATCATCCGAAGAAACGGCCTACCTTCATAGAACTCGTCGAAAACCTTTTGCCAGAC GTTTCGTCGCAATTTGCAAGCGTTTCGTTTTTTCATTCAGACGCCGGTATTAGTGCTCGGGCGACACTCAGGGCTTACTACGAGCAAGAAACTCAACGTCTCAACGATCCATCGACACCGCTGCATGAAACACTGACGGATGGCAATGGTGATTTGCTAGTGATTGACCCTTTATCCCAAAACCATTGTTTCACTAGTGATCAGATTCTGCAGATTGACAATGAACAACACATTTTCAAAGATCAGAGACCACCTTCCAGCCTGCAACTTGGGAATAGCACAAAAGCGGAACACGAAGAAGGTATCAGGGATGATGAGGTAGGTGATGACGATCATGTCCCTGTTCTATTTCCACATGAAAGGCGAGCCATAATTTACGTTAAAAATCCTGGTGGTCAAATTGCTGCAAACGGCAATGGCAGCAAGAGCGAAAGCTCCAAAGGCACTACCTCCATGGCTAGTGAAGATAGTAAAGGAAGTTATGTAAGCAACGGCAGTGCGTCCAACGGTTACGTCTTGGGCATTTTGAAACAGCGTCGGTATAACAACACGTAA